The proteins below come from a single Ruegeria sp. THAF33 genomic window:
- a CDS encoding TauD/TfdA family dioxygenase, whose translation MLRTATHDTSVVTVAFDTGTQARFHAVWLRDNALDPETRAPGNGQRLITIGDIPADISVSSAEVVAGGLQVTFQPEDKTVTFPAEWLAEHNYDCERDDTLGRTGPGIITWEGGIAAPSGDWNEVHASPAAKRNWLASVASYGFAKLTGGPTEPESLLKVADLFGYVRETNYGPYFEVRTEVNPTNLAYTGLGLQAHTDNPYRDPVPTLQILYCLENSAEGGDSIVVDGFRAAEKLRAQNPEGFALLAGYPARFEYKGSDGVCLRSRRPMIELSPDGELVGIRFNNRSSAPFVDVPFDRMEAYYAAYRQLGEIIDDPAMGVSFKLEPGESFIVDNTRVLHARLGYSGAGSRWLQGCYADKDGLLSTLAAMEMTQPEAAE comes from the coding sequence ATGCTGCGCACCGCCACCCATGACACTTCGGTCGTCACCGTCGCGTTCGACACAGGAACGCAAGCCCGCTTTCACGCCGTCTGGTTGCGCGACAACGCGCTGGACCCGGAAACCCGCGCCCCGGGCAACGGCCAGCGGCTGATCACCATCGGCGATATCCCTGCTGACATTTCGGTCAGTTCAGCCGAGGTTGTCGCGGGCGGCCTTCAGGTCACGTTCCAGCCCGAAGACAAAACCGTTACTTTCCCGGCCGAATGGCTGGCCGAACACAACTATGATTGCGAACGGGACGACACGCTGGGCCGCACCGGCCCCGGCATCATCACCTGGGAAGGCGGGATCGCCGCCCCCTCTGGCGACTGGAACGAGGTTCATGCCAGCCCTGCGGCCAAACGCAACTGGTTGGCGTCTGTAGCAAGTTACGGCTTTGCCAAGCTGACGGGCGGGCCAACCGAACCGGAATCGCTTTTGAAAGTGGCCGACCTGTTCGGCTATGTCCGCGAAACCAACTATGGCCCTTATTTCGAGGTTCGGACGGAAGTGAACCCGACCAACCTCGCCTATACCGGGCTTGGCTTGCAGGCCCACACCGACAACCCCTATCGCGACCCTGTGCCGACGCTGCAAATCCTCTATTGTCTGGAAAACAGCGCCGAAGGGGGCGACTCGATCGTGGTCGATGGCTTTCGCGCTGCCGAAAAGCTGCGTGCGCAGAACCCCGAAGGTTTTGCGCTGCTGGCAGGCTACCCGGCGCGGTTTGAATACAAGGGGTCTGACGGTGTCTGCCTGCGGTCTCGCCGTCCGATGATCGAATTGTCGCCGGATGGCGAATTGGTCGGCATTCGCTTCAACAACCGTTCCTCAGCGCCTTTCGTGGACGTGCCTTTCGACAGGATGGAAGCCTATTACGCGGCTTACCGCCAACTGGGCGAGATCATCGACGACCCGGCCATGGGCGTGTCGTTCAAACTGGAGCCGGGCGAAAGCTTCATCGTCGACAACACCCGTGTCCTGCACGCGCGGCTGGGCTATTCCGGTGCCGGTTCGCGCTGGTTGCAGGGATGCTATGCCGACAAGGACGGGTTGCTGTCCACACTGGCGGCGATGGAGATGACGCAGCCGGAGGCAGCGGAATGA
- a CDS encoding HD domain-containing protein encodes MKPDFSTLNRDNIVAFIGDIFERRGGEEYLGEPVTMAQHMLQGATIAEQNGQPEEIIVGALLHDIGHFTSEFGTYHPDDTEDRHHEDAGAEVLEQFFPSVITDCCRYHVAAKRYLCATKPEYINRLSAASVHTLKLQGGPMSAEEVAAFESNPNLKEIIQVRYLDEAGKRADMETPDFAHFAPMVQRMVDKHLGAS; translated from the coding sequence ATGAAGCCCGATTTCTCGACCCTGAACCGGGACAATATCGTCGCCTTCATCGGAGATATCTTCGAACGCCGCGGCGGTGAGGAATATCTTGGAGAACCCGTCACCATGGCCCAACACATGCTGCAAGGCGCCACCATCGCCGAACAGAACGGCCAGCCTGAAGAGATCATCGTCGGCGCCTTGTTGCATGATATCGGCCATTTCACATCCGAGTTCGGGACCTACCACCCCGATGATACCGAAGATCGCCACCACGAAGATGCGGGTGCTGAGGTGTTGGAACAGTTCTTCCCTTCGGTCATCACCGATTGCTGCCGCTATCACGTGGCCGCCAAACGGTATCTCTGCGCCACCAAGCCCGAATATATCAACCGCCTCTCTGCCGCCTCGGTCCATACCTTGAAACTGCAAGGCGGCCCGATGAGCGCCGAAGAAGTCGCCGCCTTCGAATCCAATCCTAACCTGAAAGAGATCATTCAGGTCCGGTATCTGGATGAGGCCGGCAAACGGGCGGATATGGAGACGCCGGATTTCGCCCATTTCGCACCGATGGTGCAGCGCATGGTCGACAAACACCTGGGGGCATCATGA
- a CDS encoding ureidoglycolate lyase, with protein sequence MTAPEYIFEASSKPSLPWHEVPLIRATDSTVRGYGCLVDDPETFEIEIVRWPQQGWRPIDDGTGDEGGWVEGTFKCDWQGDVLYGENEAVKGHYVLGWSADPQQAQTDRQTAPRNQVLLWHMNYHPDGGQMFWPLDNKPFIVPTALPGDDLTPEKVVAFWCDGSKGLYIHPGIWHEGIFPVEDNQRFLDRQGRVHARVSADIGKEFGVYLACPLRADKVRDL encoded by the coding sequence ATGACCGCACCCGAGTACATCTTCGAGGCCAGTTCCAAGCCATCCCTGCCGTGGCACGAGGTTCCCCTGATCCGGGCGACGGACAGCACGGTCAGGGGGTACGGCTGTTTGGTCGACGACCCCGAGACCTTTGAAATCGAGATCGTACGCTGGCCGCAGCAGGGCTGGCGACCGATTGACGACGGCACGGGTGACGAAGGCGGCTGGGTTGAAGGCACGTTCAAATGCGATTGGCAGGGTGACGTGCTTTACGGTGAGAACGAGGCGGTCAAAGGCCATTACGTGCTGGGTTGGTCCGCCGACCCTCAGCAGGCGCAAACCGACCGACAAACGGCCCCGCGGAATCAGGTGTTGCTGTGGCATATGAACTATCACCCCGATGGCGGTCAGATGTTCTGGCCGCTGGACAACAAGCCCTTCATCGTGCCTACTGCCCTGCCCGGCGACGACCTGACCCCTGAGAAAGTGGTGGCATTCTGGTGCGACGGGTCAAAGGGGCTCTATATCCATCCCGGCATCTGGCACGAGGGGATTTTCCCGGTCGAGGACAACCAGCGTTTTCTGGATCGTCAGGGCCGGGTCCACGCGCGGGTCAGCGCCGATATCGGCAAAGAGTTCGGCGTTTATCTGGCCTGCCCGCTGCGGGCGGACAAAGTCAGGGATTTGTGA
- a CDS encoding DUF2306 domain-containing protein encodes MRIRRSGLATGILLAVFYLTLLPFVAHGVGLIGKGLSQDAARRSYLFADGENVGNAAMLVHILAGTFLVALVPLQLLKGLRLKYNRFHRMMGACLVALAWITGLAGMIYIPLRGTIGGPVMSAAFFLYGLCLFTAALMVARRALEGDRAGHWAWGLRLFWLALGSWLYRVHYTLWYLLTGGVGSEPDFSGPFDLVQNFAFFVPYLLALQIWIAHRRPRHQGALVTNP; translated from the coding sequence ATGAGGATTCGGCGCTCTGGACTGGCAACCGGCATTTTGCTTGCGGTGTTTTACCTGACACTGTTGCCATTCGTTGCGCATGGCGTTGGATTGATCGGCAAAGGCCTGTCGCAGGACGCCGCCCGGCGCAGCTATTTGTTCGCTGATGGTGAGAATGTCGGCAATGCCGCGATGTTGGTACACATTCTGGCAGGAACTTTTCTGGTCGCACTCGTCCCGCTTCAACTGTTGAAGGGGCTGCGGCTCAAGTACAATCGATTTCACCGTATGATGGGAGCCTGTCTGGTGGCGCTGGCTTGGATCACCGGGCTGGCGGGCATGATCTATATTCCCCTGCGCGGAACCATCGGTGGGCCGGTGATGTCTGCCGCCTTTTTTCTGTACGGGCTGTGTCTTTTCACGGCTGCGCTGATGGTGGCGCGCAGGGCTTTGGAAGGGGATCGCGCAGGCCATTGGGCATGGGGATTGCGGCTGTTCTGGCTGGCGTTGGGGTCGTGGCTTTACCGCGTCCACTATACGCTTTGGTATCTGCTGACCGGAGGGGTGGGGTCAGAGCCCGATTTCTCGGGCCCTTTTGATCTGGTGCAGAATTTCGCGTTCTTTGTGCCTTATCTGCTGGCCTTGCAGATCTGGATTGCACACCGGCGCCCGAGGCATCAGGGGGCGTTGGTCACAAATCCCTGA
- the dapB gene encoding 4-hydroxy-tetrahydrodipicolinate reductase gives MTHIPGIVITGASGRMGQMLIKTVTDSDQARLVGVVERTGHDWVGQDVGEAMGSQALGVKVTDDPLEAFAQAQAVIDFTAPEATLDFAALAAQARCVHVIGTTGMTDEQIAALEPASRHAVIVRAGNMSLGVNLLVQLTKKVAAALDEDFDIEIIEGHHHHKVDAPSGTALMLGEAAAEGRGVKLSDVADRGRDGITGARKRGDIGFHAIRGGDIVGEHDVLFAAPGERIVLRHLASDRAIFARGALKAALWGQGKAPGQYDMVDVLGL, from the coding sequence ATGACCCATATTCCGGGGATCGTCATCACAGGGGCTTCGGGCCGCATGGGGCAGATGCTGATCAAGACCGTAACCGACAGTGATCAGGCGCGTCTGGTCGGCGTGGTCGAGCGCACGGGGCATGACTGGGTCGGTCAGGATGTGGGCGAAGCCATGGGTAGCCAGGCGCTGGGCGTCAAAGTTACCGATGACCCGTTGGAAGCTTTTGCGCAGGCACAGGCGGTGATCGACTTTACCGCGCCCGAGGCGACGCTGGACTTTGCCGCATTGGCCGCGCAGGCGCGTTGCGTGCATGTGATCGGCACGACCGGCATGACGGATGAGCAGATCGCCGCGCTGGAACCGGCCTCGCGCCATGCGGTCATCGTGCGGGCAGGGAACATGAGCCTTGGCGTCAACCTGCTGGTGCAACTGACCAAGAAAGTCGCGGCTGCGCTGGATGAGGATTTTGATATCGAAATCATCGAAGGGCATCACCATCACAAGGTGGACGCACCATCCGGCACCGCGCTGATGTTGGGCGAGGCCGCTGCCGAGGGGCGTGGCGTCAAACTGTCGGATGTGGCCGATCGGGGGCGGGATGGCATCACCGGTGCGCGCAAGCGTGGTGACATTGGCTTCCACGCCATTCGCGGTGGCGACATCGTTGGTGAACATGACGTCCTGTTCGCCGCGCCCGGCGAGCGCATCGTCCTGCGCCATCTGGCCAGCGACCGCGCGATTTTTGCCCGTGGCGCGCTGAAGGCGGCACTGTGGGGGCAGGGGAAGGCACCCGGCCAATATGACATGGTGGATGTGCTGGGTCTGTGA
- the rbfA gene encoding 30S ribosome-binding factor RbfA, producing MAKNKFHDGPGPSQRQLRVGELIRRTLSEVLARGDVHDPDLNRMSITVGEVRTSPDLKIATAYVLPLGGKGQEDVIDLLARNKSELRRMVGKKVGLKFSPDLRFRLDDTFDRLDDTRRMFEQDAVRRDLDE from the coding sequence ATGGCAAAGAACAAATTCCACGATGGCCCCGGCCCGTCCCAACGACAGCTGCGCGTCGGCGAACTGATCCGCCGCACCCTGTCCGAGGTTCTGGCGCGCGGAGATGTCCACGACCCCGACCTGAACCGCATGTCGATCACCGTAGGTGAGGTGCGCACCTCGCCCGATCTGAAAATCGCCACCGCCTATGTGCTGCCCTTGGGCGGCAAAGGGCAGGAGGACGTGATCGATCTGCTCGCCCGCAACAAGAGTGAACTGCGGCGCATGGTCGGCAAAAAGGTCGGCCTGAAATTCTCGCCCGATCTTCGGTTCCGTCTTGATGACACGTTTGACCGTCTGGACGACACCCGCCGCATGTTCGAACAGGACGCGGTACGCCGCGATCTGGACGAGTGA
- a CDS encoding phosphodiester glycosidase family protein, which yields MIRAFVTLGAVVWAAQASAVTCEKLTHDDKRYTVCEVDAANEDLRLFLNDENGDLLGHFSSVNEALAPGGKRLAFAMNAGMYHDDRSPVGHYVENGKEVMRVISNPGPGNFGLLPNGVFCIREGRADVFETLDFIDRAPDCRFASQSGPMLVIDGELHPRFLPDSTSLYVRNGVGTSADGTRAVFAISEDYVTFHEFGRLFRDVLETPNALFLDGNISRMYDRASNRSDVGFSLGPIVGVVEDAP from the coding sequence GTGATCCGGGCATTCGTCACATTGGGCGCGGTTGTCTGGGCCGCGCAAGCCTCTGCGGTCACTTGCGAAAAGCTGACCCATGACGACAAGCGCTATACCGTCTGCGAAGTCGATGCGGCAAACGAAGACCTGCGCCTGTTTCTCAACGACGAAAACGGGGATCTGCTGGGGCATTTCTCGTCGGTGAACGAGGCGCTGGCCCCCGGCGGCAAGCGTCTGGCCTTTGCCATGAACGCGGGCATGTACCATGACGACCGGTCGCCCGTCGGCCATTATGTCGAGAACGGCAAAGAGGTCATGCGGGTGATCTCCAACCCCGGCCCCGGCAATTTCGGCCTGCTGCCCAACGGCGTGTTCTGCATCCGCGAGGGCCGCGCTGACGTGTTCGAGACGCTGGATTTCATCGACCGGGCCCCCGACTGCCGGTTCGCCAGCCAATCCGGCCCGATGCTGGTGATCGATGGTGAACTGCACCCCCGGTTCCTGCCCGATTCGACCTCGCTCTATGTGCGCAACGGGGTGGGCACCAGCGCCGATGGCACCCGTGCGGTGTTTGCGATTTCCGAAGATTACGTCACTTTCCACGAATTCGGCCGTCTGTTCCGGGACGTGCTGGAAACTCCGAATGCGCTGTTCTTAGATGGCAATATCTCTCGCATGTATGACCGCGCGAGCAATCGGTCCGATGTCGGGTTTTCGCTGGGGCCGATCGTGGGTGTGGTCGAAGACGCACCTTGA
- the truB gene encoding tRNA pseudouridine(55) synthase TruB, giving the protein MGRKRKGRDISGWLVVDKPAGMTSTAVVNKVRWAMDAKKAGHAGTLDPEATGVLAVALGEATKTVPYITDALKAYTFTVRLGQATNTDDAEGEVIAESDARPSDEDIKRALTPFLGDIMQVPPKFSAVKIDGQRAYKLARDGEDVELTARPLWVEELILVDRPDPDHVVLEMTCGKGGYVRSIARDLGEALGCHGHVRELRRIWSGPFEAEDGLSIEQIDEMAKTTALDDYLHPLEAGLSDLPELKCTPEGATRLRNGNPGMVLAADVEYGDEAWASLDGKAVAVGVYKSGELHPSRVFAA; this is encoded by the coding sequence ATGGGACGCAAACGCAAGGGTCGCGACATTTCCGGCTGGCTGGTGGTGGACAAACCCGCGGGCATGACGTCGACCGCTGTGGTCAACAAGGTGCGCTGGGCGATGGATGCCAAAAAGGCGGGCCATGCGGGCACGCTTGACCCCGAAGCGACCGGCGTTCTGGCCGTGGCTCTGGGTGAGGCGACCAAAACCGTTCCCTACATCACGGATGCTTTGAAAGCCTACACCTTCACTGTCCGTCTGGGCCAGGCCACCAACACTGACGATGCCGAGGGCGAAGTGATTGCCGAAAGCGATGCCCGCCCGTCAGACGAAGACATCAAGCGGGCGTTGACCCCGTTTCTGGGCGACATCATGCAGGTTCCGCCCAAGTTTTCCGCCGTGAAAATCGACGGCCAGCGCGCCTATAAACTGGCCCGCGACGGCGAAGACGTGGAACTGACAGCCCGGCCTCTTTGGGTCGAGGAACTGATCCTTGTCGACCGCCCCGACCCGGATCACGTGGTGTTGGAGATGACCTGCGGCAAGGGCGGTTATGTCCGCTCGATCGCCCGCGATCTGGGTGAAGCGCTGGGATGCCACGGCCACGTCCGGGAACTGCGCCGGATCTGGTCCGGACCGTTCGAGGCCGAAGACGGGTTGAGCATCGAACAGATCGACGAAATGGCAAAGACCACGGCGCTGGACGACTATCTGCACCCGCTGGAAGCCGGCCTGTCCGACCTGCCAGAGCTCAAATGCACCCCCGAAGGCGCAACCCGCCTGCGCAACGGCAACCCGGGCATGGTGTTGGCCGCGGATGTTGAATACGGCGACGAGGCATGGGCCTCGCTGGATGGCAAGGCCGTGGCCGTGGGGGTTTACAAATCGGGCGAATTGCATCCCAGCCGGGTGTTCGCCGCCTGA
- a CDS encoding DUF1643 domain-containing protein: MITRTHTKGDAPSTAIYSDCEKYRYSLTRVWDPAGRKALFVMLNPSTATEVQNDPTVERCERRARALGFGAFQVTNIFAWRDTDPRKMRAAADPVGPENDAAILEGVRWADQVIAAWGTHGAHLDRGPAVETLLRNTGQPLFHLGLTKDGHPKHPLYVAYSQQPEQW, encoded by the coding sequence ATGATCACCCGAACGCACACCAAGGGCGATGCGCCCTCGACCGCCATCTACTCCGACTGCGAGAAATACCGTTATAGCCTGACCCGCGTGTGGGACCCGGCAGGGCGCAAGGCGCTGTTTGTCATGTTGAACCCGTCAACCGCGACCGAAGTGCAGAACGACCCGACGGTTGAACGCTGCGAACGTCGTGCCCGGGCGCTGGGGTTCGGCGCGTTTCAGGTGACCAACATCTTTGCCTGGCGCGACACCGATCCGCGCAAGATGCGTGCCGCTGCCGATCCGGTAGGCCCGGAAAATGACGCCGCCATTCTTGAAGGTGTTCGGTGGGCCGATCAGGTCATCGCCGCCTGGGGCACCCATGGTGCGCATCTGGACCGGGGCCCGGCGGTGGAGACCCTGTTGCGCAACACCGGCCAGCCGCTGTTCCATCTGGGCTTGACCAAAGACGGCCACCCCAAGCACCCGCTTTATGTCGCCTACAGCCAACAGCCCGAGCAATGGTGA
- a CDS encoding calcium-binding protein has protein sequence MFLAGLIGLAAIGGAAYAMSDMLIEDEDVSEDGPNEDPETEPDTGEFLDIGENVEDPVNPDIETPSTGTVISEFEGDLVIAGSDGPDQVTGQDGVDQINGFGGDDTIDGGKGDDVLHGGEGTDTISGGQGDDVLHGEADDDFLFGNEGDDALFGHFGDDTLDGGEGEDELYGGQGDDTLTGGADDDALQGGFGDDALNGGAGEDTVFGGDGDDFVFGLEEGAAEKDFLNGGAGDDTIVAGGGDVVNGGQGADDIVLSPGDEDVTVMGFQPGEDKLLVTWEDEADPEIEVEPDAENANLTRVMINGQEVAQVYGAQGMTVADIQLITEAQLAQYGQMV, from the coding sequence ATGTTTCTGGCCGGATTGATCGGACTCGCCGCCATCGGCGGTGCCGCATACGCGATGAGCGACATGCTGATCGAAGACGAGGACGTTTCAGAGGACGGGCCCAACGAGGACCCGGAAACGGAACCCGACACCGGAGAGTTTCTTGATATTGGCGAAAACGTCGAAGACCCGGTAAACCCCGACATCGAAACCCCATCCACTGGCACCGTAATCTCTGAATTCGAAGGAGATCTCGTGATTGCCGGCAGCGATGGCCCGGACCAGGTCACCGGTCAGGACGGTGTTGACCAGATCAACGGGTTTGGCGGCGACGATACCATCGACGGCGGCAAGGGCGATGACGTTCTGCACGGGGGCGAAGGTACGGACACGATTTCGGGCGGTCAGGGTGATGATGTTCTGCACGGAGAGGCGGATGACGACTTTCTGTTCGGCAATGAGGGGGACGACGCCCTGTTCGGCCATTTCGGGGACGACACCCTGGATGGCGGCGAAGGCGAAGACGAACTTTATGGCGGTCAGGGCGACGATACTCTGACGGGCGGGGCCGATGATGACGCGTTGCAGGGCGGGTTCGGAGACGATGCCCTGAACGGTGGCGCAGGTGAAGATACGGTCTTTGGCGGCGACGGCGATGACTTTGTCTTTGGCCTCGAAGAAGGCGCAGCCGAAAAAGACTTCCTGAATGGGGGCGCCGGTGACGACACCATTGTGGCAGGCGGCGGGGATGTGGTTAACGGTGGGCAGGGCGCCGATGACATCGTGCTGAGCCCGGGTGACGAAGACGTGACCGTCATGGGATTCCAACCCGGTGAGGACAAGTTGCTTGTCACCTGGGAGGATGAGGCTGACCCGGAGATCGAGGTGGAACCCGACGCTGAAAACGCCAACCTAACCCGGGTCATGATCAACGGTCAGGAAGTGGCGCAGGTATACGGGGCCCAAGGCATGACGGTGGCCGACATACAATTGATCACCGAAGCGCAACTGGCCCAGTACGGGCAGATGGTCTGA
- the rpsO gene encoding 30S ribosomal protein S15, with the protein MSITAEEKARVMKEFATKEGDTGSPEVQVAILTSRITTLTEHFKTHKKDNHGRRGLLKMVAQRRKLLDYLKGKEEARYQDLIKKLGIRR; encoded by the coding sequence ATGTCGATCACTGCTGAAGAAAAAGCACGCGTCATGAAAGAATTCGCAACCAAAGAGGGCGACACCGGTTCGCCTGAAGTACAGGTTGCCATCCTGACCTCGCGCATCACCACTTTGACCGAGCACTTCAAGACCCACAAGAAAGACAACCACGGTCGTCGCGGTCTGCTGAAGATGGTTGCCCAGCGCCGCAAGCTGCTGGACTACCTGAAAGGCAAAGAAGAAGCACGTTACCAGGACCTGATCAAAAAGCTGGGCATCCGCCGCTAA
- a CDS encoding class I SAM-dependent methyltransferase, giving the protein MSIVDVLAARLIEDVKSNDLSGSFLMLGRQDWIGARRSASAALFRETLQKYLPGVAEADLCNPDDGYSETFFRKLGFSEVDSLDFSDFEGASIVQDLAGDLPENLVGRFDVVYDGGTCEHVFDLPTAYRNIDKMLKPGGVFIAHSPSNNWINHGFYQICPEIVYGFWVNAMNYEALKCVWQPLRPYAARDVVKMTDPNKTKKRPRPLGTFGPGLPVLLDYVVRKPVAGTKTSASVSQSDYATRWENTQKA; this is encoded by the coding sequence GTGTCAATTGTTGATGTCCTGGCTGCGCGACTGATCGAAGATGTCAAATCCAATGACCTGTCAGGTAGCTTTCTGATGCTTGGGCGGCAGGATTGGATTGGTGCGCGCCGGTCTGCGTCCGCCGCATTGTTCAGGGAAACCTTGCAGAAATACCTGCCTGGAGTGGCCGAAGCTGACCTTTGCAACCCGGATGATGGATATTCGGAAACGTTCTTTCGGAAACTTGGGTTCTCGGAAGTGGATTCGCTGGATTTTTCGGATTTCGAAGGTGCGAGCATCGTTCAGGATCTCGCGGGGGACTTGCCTGAAAATCTGGTTGGTCGGTTTGACGTTGTCTATGACGGTGGAACATGCGAGCACGTGTTCGACTTGCCGACGGCCTACAGAAACATCGACAAGATGCTGAAGCCCGGGGGTGTGTTTATCGCACATTCGCCATCGAACAACTGGATCAATCACGGCTTCTATCAGATTTGCCCAGAGATCGTGTACGGCTTTTGGGTCAACGCCATGAACTATGAGGCTCTGAAATGCGTGTGGCAGCCATTGAGGCCATATGCCGCCCGTGACGTGGTGAAGATGACGGATCCCAACAAGACAAAGAAACGTCCGCGGCCGCTGGGAACTTTTGGTCCGGGATTGCCTGTTCTTCTGGATTATGTGGTTCGAAAACCTGTTGCCGGCACCAAGACAAGTGCAAGTGTGTCGCAAAGTGACTATGCCACGCGCTGGGAAAACACGCAGAAAGCCTAA
- a CDS encoding BCCT family transporter, whose translation MAQTKKMLDPDPRIYDFETEYELGQDNVRPFGLDIHNPVFLISSIMIFAFVLIALANQEAAATFFGWLRPWLTSTFDWFLVLSVDAITLFCLVLIILPVGSVRIGGKDAKPDYSYAGWIAMMFAAGIGIGLLFFGVMEPVYYNFAEDGNARPLGIDIAVPGNEYIGVVGTIHHWGLEGWAVYAAVGLSLAIFSYNLNLPLTLRSAFYPILGERVWGWWGHIIDTLAVFATLFGLTTSLGLGAQQVAAGLYEVFGIEPSPTVVVLLIIGITLIALGSVLLGMDAGVKRLSEINMIMAVGLFLFVIAVTGIGTAIARYFNVMTDYVLHLPALSNPFGREDTSYFHGWTTFYWAWWIAWSPFVGMFIARISKGRTVREFVICALLAPTAVCALWMSTFGGAAIDMLNAGGAEGVRATVIDSYAPEGALFGFLKELPLYGIVAPIALVLIVIFFVTSSDSGSLVIDTITAGGKMDAPVVQRVFWCTLEGLVAIALLLGGGLSALQGAAVSTGIPFTLVVLIMCYCLWLALKSEKAKM comes from the coding sequence ATGGCACAAACAAAGAAGATGCTGGATCCGGACCCCCGGATTTACGACTTCGAAACGGAATATGAACTGGGGCAGGATAACGTCCGGCCGTTTGGCTTGGACATTCACAACCCGGTCTTTCTGATCTCGAGTATCATGATCTTTGCGTTCGTTCTGATCGCATTGGCCAACCAAGAGGCCGCAGCTACGTTTTTCGGCTGGCTCCGGCCTTGGCTGACCAGCACGTTCGATTGGTTTCTGGTCCTTTCGGTAGATGCAATCACCCTGTTTTGCCTCGTTCTGATCATCCTGCCCGTCGGCAGTGTGCGGATCGGCGGCAAGGACGCCAAGCCTGATTATTCCTACGCCGGATGGATTGCGATGATGTTCGCCGCCGGTATTGGTATCGGTCTTTTGTTTTTCGGTGTGATGGAGCCGGTCTACTACAACTTTGCCGAAGACGGTAATGCGCGCCCACTGGGTATCGATATCGCTGTTCCGGGCAATGAGTATATCGGCGTTGTTGGAACCATTCACCATTGGGGGCTGGAAGGCTGGGCGGTTTACGCCGCAGTCGGCCTGAGCCTGGCGATTTTCAGCTACAATCTGAACCTGCCCCTGACTTTGCGTTCGGCCTTCTATCCAATTCTGGGTGAACGGGTCTGGGGCTGGTGGGGCCATATCATCGACACGTTGGCGGTTTTTGCCACGTTGTTCGGATTGACCACATCGCTCGGTCTGGGTGCTCAGCAGGTTGCCGCTGGCCTTTACGAGGTTTTTGGCATCGAACCCAGCCCCACCGTCGTGGTTCTGCTAATCATTGGCATTACGTTGATCGCGCTGGGCTCGGTTTTGCTGGGCATGGATGCGGGCGTCAAACGGCTGAGTGAGATCAATATGATCATGGCCGTGGGGCTGTTCCTTTTCGTCATCGCTGTAACGGGCATTGGCACCGCCATCGCGCGGTATTTCAACGTGATGACTGATTACGTGCTGCACCTGCCCGCGCTGTCGAATCCGTTCGGACGAGAAGACACTAGCTATTTCCACGGTTGGACGACCTTCTACTGGGCGTGGTGGATTGCATGGTCACCGTTTGTTGGCATGTTCATTGCCCGCATTTCAAAGGGCCGTACGGTGCGCGAGTTCGTAATCTGTGCGCTGCTGGCGCCAACAGCCGTCTGTGCCCTGTGGATGTCGACCTTCGGTGGCGCAGCCATCGACATGTTGAACGCAGGCGGAGCAGAAGGTGTGCGCGCGACCGTGATCGACAGCTACGCCCCCGAGGGAGCGCTGTTCGGTTTCCTGAAGGAGCTGCCGCTGTACGGCATCGTAGCCCCGATCGCCTTAGTCCTGATCGTGATCTTCTTCGTCACTTCGTCTGATTCCGGATCTTTGGTGATCGACACGATCACCGCAGGCGGCAAGATGGACGCACCCGTGGTTCAGCGCGTGTTCTGGTGCACTTTGGAAGGCCTGGTTGCCATCGCATTGCTGTTGGGAGGCGGTCTTTCCGCATTGCAGGGCGCGGCGGTTTCAACCGGCATCCCCTTTACGCTTGTGGTTCTGATAATGTGCTACTGCCTGTGGCTGGCCTTGAAATCAGAAAAGGCGAAAATGTAG